A region from the Hypericibacter adhaerens genome encodes:
- a CDS encoding glycine betaine ABC transporter substrate-binding protein: MAMRKILALGAVALGLTLAVQAQAAEGEACKTVRLANVGWTDNFAQNGLFRTVLKGLGYKYDDKEGLALPVILESLKNKDLDIFLDNWMPSNAPNVQPYLDAKTIELIRTNLPGAGYGPVVPDYVYDAGVKDLKDLSANGDKFDHKFYGIEPGNDGNKIVQTEIDKPENNLKGWKLVESSEQGMLVQAEKAMKNKDWIVFLGWAPHPIMGKMSIKYLSGFEADGFGDAQVQTLTRTGYSADCPNVGKLLANLEFDLPMESSIMEEIGNGKSGETAAEDWLKANPAVLDKWLAGVTTADGGDGLAAVKTSLGL; encoded by the coding sequence ATGGCGATGCGTAAAATTCTGGCGCTGGGCGCGGTCGCGCTCGGCCTGACCCTGGCCGTGCAGGCCCAGGCGGCCGAGGGCGAGGCCTGCAAGACGGTGCGTCTGGCCAATGTCGGCTGGACCGACAATTTCGCCCAGAACGGCCTGTTCCGGACCGTGCTCAAGGGCCTCGGCTACAAGTATGACGACAAGGAAGGCCTGGCGCTGCCGGTCATCCTCGAGAGCCTGAAGAACAAGGATCTCGACATCTTCCTCGACAACTGGATGCCGTCGAACGCGCCCAACGTGCAGCCCTATCTCGACGCCAAGACGATCGAGCTGATCCGCACGAACCTGCCGGGCGCCGGCTACGGCCCCGTGGTTCCCGACTATGTCTATGACGCCGGCGTCAAGGATCTGAAGGACCTGAGCGCCAACGGCGACAAGTTCGACCACAAGTTCTACGGCATCGAGCCCGGCAATGACGGCAACAAGATCGTCCAGACCGAGATCGACAAGCCGGAGAACAACCTCAAGGGCTGGAAGCTGGTCGAATCCTCCGAGCAGGGCATGCTGGTCCAGGCCGAGAAGGCGATGAAGAACAAGGACTGGATCGTGTTCCTCGGCTGGGCGCCGCATCCGATCATGGGCAAGATGTCGATCAAGTATCTGAGCGGCTTCGAGGCCGACGGCTTCGGCGACGCCCAGGTCCAGACCCTGACGCGCACCGGCTACAGCGCCGATTGCCCGAATGTCGGCAAGCTGCTCGCCAATCTCGAGTTCGACCTGCCGATGGAATCCTCGATCATGGAGGAGATCGGCAACGGCAAGTCCGGCGAAACCGCCGCCGAGGACTGGCTCAAGGCCAATCCCGCCGTGCTCGACAAGTGGCTCGCGGGCGTGACCACGGCCGATGGCGGAGATGGCCTGGCCGCGGTGAAGACGAGCCTCGGCCTCTAA
- the choW gene encoding choline ABC transporter permease subunit, producing the protein MDRFWQWIAGIDDWIGSAPVPIGYWAKSAVDWLTGNFEWLFDGITNGLKYPIEGTADLLKEVPAIILIAIIAALAHWLQRSWAITGFVVVGLLFILNQQLWPDTVETLVLVIYSSFVSLAIGVPIGIFCARRPLFYQFLSPVLDMMQTIPTFVYLVPTLVFFGLGMVPGMIATVIFVAPAPIRMTYLGISQVQKPLIEAGESFGCTRWQLLTRVKLPAALPTIMAGVTQTIMLSLSMVVIAALVGADGLGVPVIRALAQADVARGVVAGLCIVVLAIALDRILKRPQRRGSLQLPKA; encoded by the coding sequence ATGGATCGGTTCTGGCAATGGATCGCGGGCATCGACGATTGGATCGGCAGCGCGCCGGTCCCGATCGGCTATTGGGCCAAGAGCGCCGTGGACTGGCTGACCGGCAATTTCGAGTGGCTGTTCGACGGCATCACCAACGGCCTCAAATACCCGATCGAGGGCACCGCGGATCTCCTGAAGGAAGTGCCGGCGATCATCCTGATCGCGATCATCGCCGCCCTCGCCCATTGGCTGCAGCGCAGCTGGGCCATCACCGGCTTCGTCGTGGTCGGGCTGCTCTTCATCCTCAACCAGCAGCTCTGGCCCGACACGGTCGAGACCCTGGTGCTGGTGATCTATTCGAGCTTCGTGTCGCTGGCGATCGGCGTGCCCATCGGCATCTTCTGCGCGCGCCGGCCGCTGTTCTACCAGTTCCTGTCGCCGGTCCTCGACATGATGCAGACCATCCCGACCTTCGTTTACCTGGTCCCGACCCTGGTGTTCTTCGGGCTCGGCATGGTGCCGGGCATGATCGCGACCGTGATCTTCGTGGCGCCGGCGCCGATCCGCATGACCTATCTCGGCATCAGCCAGGTGCAGAAGCCGCTGATCGAGGCGGGCGAGAGCTTCGGCTGCACCCGCTGGCAACTCCTGACACGCGTCAAGCTGCCGGCGGCGCTGCCCACCATCATGGCGGGCGTCACCCAGACCATCATGCTCTCGCTGTCGATGGTGGTGATCGCGGCGCTCGTCGGGGCCGACGGGCTGGGCGTGCCGGTGATCCGCGCGCTGGCGCAGGCCGACGTGGCGCGCGGCGTGGTCGCGGGCCTCTGCATCGTGGTGCTGGCGATCGCGCTCGACCGCATCCTGAAGCGACCGCAGCGCCGCGGCTCGCTCCAGCTGCCGAAGGCCTGA
- the choV gene encoding choline ABC transporter ATP-binding protein, producing the protein MTADSAASAGVSAVRFEHVDVVFGTKVPDALALLDQGEGRDAILDRTGSLVAVHDASVFVNEGEILVLMGLSGSGKSSLLRCINGLNSVSRGQIWVHDGRGEVDVTRCDENKLRQMRRNRISMVFQQFALMPWLSVRDNVGFGLDIRGLDKAERDRIVDEKIRLVRLDKFADKFPHELSGGMQQRVGLARAFATEADVLLMDEPFSALDPLIREHLQDELIELQRSLRKTIVFVSHDLDEALKVGSRIAIMEAGRVVQFGVPEEIILNPVNDYVRQFVASMNPLTVLKGGTLMRPLSELKRDPANPSMIQLDRAGRCLVRLDAAGRPADLTVAGAPGKFVPYSTELDLARIAGNVMVTGNARTPMRAAVMVRQVTLRPLVLLGAEGELVGVVGEQELYRGMLKQTDLARSDPVAMVGVT; encoded by the coding sequence ATGACAGCCGACAGCGCGGCATCCGCGGGCGTCAGCGCCGTCCGCTTCGAGCATGTCGACGTGGTCTTCGGCACGAAGGTGCCCGACGCCCTGGCGCTCCTCGATCAGGGCGAGGGCCGCGACGCGATCCTCGACCGGACCGGCAGCCTGGTCGCCGTGCACGACGCCTCGGTCTTCGTCAACGAGGGCGAGATCCTGGTGCTGATGGGGCTCTCGGGTTCCGGCAAATCCTCGCTCCTGCGCTGCATCAACGGCCTCAACAGCGTCTCGCGCGGCCAGATCTGGGTGCATGACGGGCGGGGCGAGGTCGATGTCACGCGCTGCGACGAGAACAAGCTGCGCCAGATGCGCCGCAACCGCATCTCGATGGTGTTCCAGCAGTTCGCGCTGATGCCCTGGCTCTCGGTCCGCGACAATGTGGGATTCGGGCTCGACATCCGGGGCCTCGACAAGGCCGAGCGCGACCGCATCGTCGACGAGAAGATCAGGCTGGTGCGGCTCGACAAGTTCGCCGACAAGTTCCCGCACGAGCTCTCGGGCGGCATGCAGCAGCGGGTCGGCCTCGCCCGCGCCTTCGCGACCGAGGCCGACGTGCTCCTGATGGACGAGCCTTTTTCGGCGCTCGATCCCCTGATCCGGGAGCATCTCCAGGACGAGCTGATCGAGCTGCAGCGCTCCCTGCGCAAGACCATCGTGTTCGTGAGCCACGATCTCGACGAGGCGCTCAAGGTCGGCAGCCGCATCGCCATCATGGAGGCGGGCCGGGTGGTGCAGTTCGGCGTGCCGGAGGAGATCATCCTCAACCCCGTCAACGATTATGTGCGCCAGTTCGTGGCCTCGATGAACCCCCTGACCGTGCTCAAGGGCGGCACGCTGATGCGGCCCCTGAGCGAGCTCAAGCGCGACCCCGCCAACCCCTCGATGATCCAGCTCGACCGGGCGGGCCGCTGCCTCGTCCGGCTCGATGCCGCCGGGCGGCCGGCCGATCTCACGGTCGCGGGCGCGCCGGGCAAGTTCGTGCCCTACAGCACCGAGCTCGATCTCGCCCGCATCGCCGGCAATGTGATGGTCACCGGCAACGCCCGCACGCCGATGCGGGCGGCCGTCATGGTCCGGCAGGTGACGCTGCGGCCCCTGGTGCTGCTCGGGGCCGAGGGCGAGCTGGTGGGGGTGGTCGGCGAGCAGGAGCTCTATCGCGGCATGCTGAAGCAGACCGATCTGGCCCGCTCCGATCCCGTCGCGATGGTGGGGGTCACGTGA